Within the Gemmatimonadales bacterium genome, the region TCCGAGCGCGGTACCGAGGCCGACGCCGGCGATGGCCAGGGCGGTGAATCCCGCCATGGTGGCGTAGTCGACGTCCACCTTCCCCAGGTAGCCGGCAAACCCGGCGGCGGAGTTGAGCGCGATGACGCCGAGCGAGGTGCCGACAGCCTCCTTGACCGGTACACCGAGGAGGAGGACGAGCGCCGGCACGATGAGAAACCCGCCGCCGACGCCCACCAGCCCGGTCAGGACGCCGACCGCGCCACCGATCAGCGCCACCAGCAGCACATGGGGCCGCGCCGGCGCGTCGGCGGAGTCGGGCCGCCCCCGCCACATGAAGACGGCGGCGGCGAGCATCGTCACGGCAAAGAGCACCAGCTGCGCCACTGCCGGAACGAGGAGCGCCAGGCGCGCCCCGCCGAAGGTGCCGAGCATGGCGACCGGCGCAAAGGTCAGCACCGCCCGGCCGTTCAGTTCGCCGCGCCGCAGCCGGCCGAGCGCCCCGGCGCCGCTGGTAACGCCGACCACCGCGAGGCTCATGGCAATCGACTGCTTGACCCCGTAGCCGAGGATGTAGTGGAAGATCGGCACGGTGAGGACCGAGCCGCCGCCCCCGAGGAGGCCGAGGGAGACGCCGATCAGGAGAGCAAGGGAGAGGCCGAGGAGGGGCATGGGCACAAATGTATCAGGACGGGGGAA harbors:
- a CDS encoding sulfite exporter TauE/SafE family protein; the encoded protein is MPLLGLSLALLIGVSLGLLGGGGSVLTVPIFHYILGYGVKQSIAMSLAVVGVTSGAGALGRLRRGELNGRAVLTFAPVAMLGTFGGARLALLVPAVAQLVLFAVTMLAAAVFMWRGRPDSADAPARPHVLLVALIGGAVGVLTGLVGVGGGFLIVPALVLLLGVPVKEAVGTSLGVIALNSAAGFAGYLGKVDVDYATMAGFTALAIAGVGLGTALGRRVSPGGLRKGFAVLLVVVGAAILLRSLLGPA